A genomic region of Phragmites australis chromosome 2, lpPhrAust1.1, whole genome shotgun sequence contains the following coding sequences:
- the LOC133908591 gene encoding protein REVERSION-TO-ETHYLENE SENSITIVITY1-like isoform X1: MTATPSRAIPFIRLRCCFPVNRAVHVCKRSYNHIEVGTAISWDDALQSGMRHFHHKYYKLFTCNCHSFVANCLNRLAYNDSVEWNVLNVVALIWLHGHWVDKMSVVPSFFPFLTVTCIEYCVKGLVC; this comes from the exons ATGACTGCGACACCTTCTAGAGCCATTCCATTTATTAGATTGAGG TGCTGCTTTCCTGTTAATCGTGCGGTGCATGTATGTAAGCGTTCCTACAATCACATAGAAGTTGGAACGGCAATCTCGTGGGATGATGCTCTGCAATCGGGCATGAGGCATTTCCATCACAAGTACTACAAGCTGTTCACCTGCAACTGCCACTCGTTTGTGGCAAACTGCCTGAACCGGCTCGCCTACAATGACTCTGTGGAGTGGAATGTTTTGAATGTGGTGGCTCTTATTTGGTTGCATGGCCACTGGGTGGACAAAATGTCTGTCGTTCCGTCATTCTTTCCTTTCCTAACTGTGACATGCATCG AATACTGCGTTAAGGGCTTGGTATGTTGA
- the LOC133908591 gene encoding protein REVERSION-TO-ETHYLENE SENSITIVITY1-like isoform X2, which produces MTATPSRAIPFIRLRCCFPVNRAVHVCKRSYNHIEVGTAISWDDALQSGMRHFHHKYYKLFTCNCHSFVANCLNRLAYNDSVEWNVLNVVALIWLHGHWVDKIILR; this is translated from the exons ATGACTGCGACACCTTCTAGAGCCATTCCATTTATTAGATTGAGG TGCTGCTTTCCTGTTAATCGTGCGGTGCATGTATGTAAGCGTTCCTACAATCACATAGAAGTTGGAACGGCAATCTCGTGGGATGATGCTCTGCAATCGGGCATGAGGCATTTCCATCACAAGTACTACAAGCTGTTCACCTGCAACTGCCACTCGTTTGTGGCAAACTGCCTGAACCGGCTCGCCTACAATGACTCTGTGGAGTGGAATGTTTTGAATGTGGTGGCTCTTATTTGGTTGCATGGCCACTGGGTGGACAAAAT AATACTGCGTTAA
- the LOC133908592 gene encoding cytidine deaminase 1-like has translation MGEEQVAPKPEAAAAAELTGFVMSAEEAERAAAAAGVATVQDLLPLLVPSAMKRARAPISRFPVGAVGLGVSGRVYVGVNLEFRGVPLSQSVHAEQFLVANAAAAGEHALRAIAVSHMPCGHCRQFLQEIRAAANIQILVTTDAEEGCAPEWRTVASLLLRPFGPHDLLPENVPLVLEPHDNPLGDPVAAVANGFAGGDLEARLREAAEAAARAAHAPYSECPSGFAVADADGRIYAGGCLESAAYNPTLGPVQAAIIAMIAAGGGPAGDVVAAALVEKEGAAVAQEATARIVLGAVAPHASLHVYSYKPSDA, from the coding sequence ATGGGGGAGGAGCAGGTGGCGCCCAAGccggaggccgcggcggcggcggagctgaCGGGGTTCGTGATGAGCGCGgaggaggccgagcgcgccgcggcggcggccggcgtggCGACCGTGCAGGACCTGCTGCCGCTGTTGGTGCCGTCGGCGATGAAACGCGCGCGCGCCCCGATCTCGCGGTTCCCCGTGGGTGCCGTGGGGCTGGGCGTGAGCGGCCGCGTCTACGTCGGCGTGAACCTCGAGTTccgcggcgtgccgctgtcgcAGTCCGTCCACGCCGAGCAGTTCCTCGTCGCCAACGCGGCCGCCGCGGGGGAGCACGCGCTGCGCGCCATCGCTGTCTCTCACATGCCCTGCGGCCACTGCCGCCAGTTCCTCCAGGAGATCCGCGCCGCCGCCAACATCCAAATCCTCGTGACCACCGACGCCGAGGAAGGCTGCGCGCCCGAGTGGCGCACGGTGGCATCCCTCCTTCTCCGCCCCTTCGGGCCCCACGACCTCCTCCCCGAGAATGTGCCACTCGTCCTCGAGCCGCACGACAACCCTCTGGGCGACCCCGTCGCCGCGGTCGCCAATGGCTTCGCTGGCGGAGACCTGGAGGCGCGCCTGAGGGAGGCTGCGGAGGCGGCCGCGCGGGCGGCGCACGCGCCGTACAGCGAGTGCCCTTCGGGGTTCGCAGTGGCGGACGCTGACGGGAGGATCTACGCCGGGGGGTGCCTGGAGTCAGCCGCCTACAACCCGACGCTGGGCCCCGTCCAGGCAGCCATCATTGCGATGATAGCAGCCGGAGGCGGCCCCGCCGGGGacgtggtggcggcggcgctcgtGGAGAAGGaaggggcggcggtggcgcaggAGGCGACGGCCAGGATCGTCTTGGGCGCCGTGGCCCCACATGCCagcctccacgtgtacagctacaAGCCGTCCGACGCGTGA